A single region of the Triticum dicoccoides isolate Atlit2015 ecotype Zavitan chromosome 2B, WEW_v2.0, whole genome shotgun sequence genome encodes:
- the LOC119367166 gene encoding peroxidase 21-like, with product MGLSSSLVLLFCCLTAGNAAAAAASGGGLKLNFYSESCPRAEEIVKEQVRSLYEEHGNTAVSWLRALFHDCTVKSCDASLLLETNTARGLVSEQASPRSFGMRNFKYVGAIKSALERECPGTVSCADLLALAARDGAAMLGGPAAIPMRTGRRDATESHYGEVERYIPNHNDTVSAVLSRFAAMGLDAEAVVALLGAHSVGRVHCNNLVARLYPAVDGAIEPAYGAYLRGRCPTADAREDTRDVAYARNDRATPMVLDNMYHKNLLKGRGLLLVDQRLASDPRTAPFVKKMAADNGYFRETFAAALVRMSENGPLTGGQGEVRKDCRFVNAK from the exons ATGGGTCTGAGCTCAAGCCTAGTGCTCCTCTTCTGCTGCCTCACTGCTG GGAATGCTGCCGCCGCTGCTGCGAGTGGCGGTGGTCTGAAGCTGAACTTCTACTCCGAGAGCTGCCCGAGGGCGGAGGAGATCGTGAAGGAGCAGGTGAGGAGCCTGTACGAGGAGCACGGCAACACGGCCGTGTCGTGGCTCCGGGCCCTCTTCCACGACTGCACCGTCAAGTCCTGCGACGCGTCGCTGCTCCTGGAGACCAACACCGCCAGGGGCCTCGTCTCCGAGCAGGCCTCCCCGAGGAGCTTCGGCATGCGCAACTTCAAGTACGTGGGCGCCATCAAGTCGGCGCTGGAGCGCGAGTGCCCGGGCACCGTCTCCTGCGCGGACCTCCTCGCGCTGGCCGCCCGGGACGGCGCGGCCATGCTGGGCGGGCCGGCGGCCATCCCGATGCGGACGGGGCGGCGGGACGCCACGGAGAGCCACTACGGCGAGGTGGAGCGGTACATCCCGAACCACAACGACACGGTGTCGGCGGTGCTGTCAAGGTTCGCGGCCATGGGGCTGGACGCGGAGGCCGTGGTGGCGCTGCTGGGCGCGCACTCGGTGGGCCGCGTCCACTGCAACAACCTGGTGGCGAGGCTGTACCCGGCGGTGGACGGCGCCATCGAGCCGGCGTACGGCGCGTACCTCCGGGGCCGGTGCCCGACGGCGGACGCGAGGGAGGACACCCGCGACGTGGCGTACGCGCGCAACGACCGCGCCACGCCCATGGTGCTCGACAACATGTACCACAAGAACCTGCTCAAGGGGAGGGGCCTCCTGCTCGTGGACCAGCGGCTCGCCTCCGACCCGCGCACCGCGCCGTTCGTGAAGAAGATGGCCGCTGATAACGGGTACTTTCGTGAGACGTTCGCGGCGGCGCTGGTGAGGATGTCGGAGAACGGGCCGCTCACCGGCGGGCAGGGGGAGGTTAGGAAGGATTGCAGGTTCGTCAACGCTAAGTGA